The proteins below come from a single Xiphophorus hellerii strain 12219 chromosome 14, Xiphophorus_hellerii-4.1, whole genome shotgun sequence genomic window:
- the ino80b gene encoding INO80 complex subunit B isoform X1, translated as MGKRKDMIHPRFLGEGSSSLHSIHKRKHKKHKKHKKKHHSFVEAPEPQPIPVPVPRPPSQFRLKIKLGGQTLGTKSVPTFTVHPGVARPPSPLMILDNDVDDEDEDDDDDEPSVPLEQYRAWLDEDSNMAASPLPDMDSDSMLGRPVDEEERWLDALEKGELDDNGELKKEIDESLLTARQKALLHKQQSQPLLELPMGYKEKEMTAEMMQKREERARKRRLQAAKKAEENKNQTIERLTKTSKAKIKSLKERKSKQNQCPTVRYSDSARGIAISFPAGVPTPVPAPPPPPPAAPVNCGVTGCTNFKKYSCSKTGVPLCSLECYRKNLQLAQSAA; from the exons GCGAAGGCAGCTCCAGTCTGCACAGCATCCACAAGCGGaagcacaaaaaacacaagaagcaCAAGAAGAAACACCACAGCTTTGTCGAGGCCCCGGAGCCCCAGCCCATCCCGGTCCCCGTCCCCCGGCCGCCGTCTCAGTTCAGACTGAAGATCAAACTGGGGGGCCAGACTCTGGGCACCAAGAG TGTTCCCACCTTCACCGTCCACCCTGGCGTGGCTCGCCCTCCCTCACCGCTGATGATCCTCGATAACGACGTGGACGATGAAGACGAAGACGATGATGACGATGAGCCCTCCGTACCTTTGGAGCAGTACAGAGCCTGGTTGG ATGAAGACAGTAATATGGCTGCGTCCCCTCTGCCAGACATGGACTCCGACTCCATGCTGGGCAGGCCCGTGGACGAGGAGGAGCGGTGGCTGGATGCTCTGGAGAAGGGCGAGCTCGATGACAACGGAGAGTTGAAGAAAGAGATTGACGAGTCCCTGCTCACCGCCAGACAG AAAGCCCTCCTGCACAAGCAGCAGAGCCAGCCTCTGCTGGAGCTGCCCATGGGTTACAAGGAGAAGGAGATGACGGCCGAGATGATGCAGAAACGGGAGGAGAGAGCCCGGAAGAGGCGTCTGCAGGCGGCCAAGAAGGCCGAGGAGAACAAGAACCAGACGATCGAGAGACTGACAAAAACCAGCAAGGCCAAGATCAAAAGCCTCAAAGAGAGGAAGTCCAAGCAGAACCAGTGTCCCACGGTTCGCTACAGCGACTCGGCGCGGGGAATCGCCATCTCCTTCCCCGCGGGCGTTCCCACGCCGGTGCCggctcctcctccgcctccgcCGGCGGCTCCGGTGAACTGTGGCGTGACTGGGTGCACCAACTTCAAAAAGTACTCTTGTTCTAAGACCGGGGTTCCTCTCTGCAGCCTGGAGTGCTACAGGAAGAACCTGCAGCTTGCGCAGAGCGCGGCTTGA
- the ino80b gene encoding INO80 complex subunit B isoform X2: MGKRKDMIHPRFLGEGSSSLHSIHKRKHKKHKKHKKKHHSFVEAPEPQPIPVPVPRPPSQFRLKIKLGGQTLGTKSVPTFTVHPGVARPPSPLMILDNDVDDEDEDDDDDEPSVPLEQYRAWLDMDSDSMLGRPVDEEERWLDALEKGELDDNGELKKEIDESLLTARQKALLHKQQSQPLLELPMGYKEKEMTAEMMQKREERARKRRLQAAKKAEENKNQTIERLTKTSKAKIKSLKERKSKQNQCPTVRYSDSARGIAISFPAGVPTPVPAPPPPPPAAPVNCGVTGCTNFKKYSCSKTGVPLCSLECYRKNLQLAQSAA, encoded by the exons GCGAAGGCAGCTCCAGTCTGCACAGCATCCACAAGCGGaagcacaaaaaacacaagaagcaCAAGAAGAAACACCACAGCTTTGTCGAGGCCCCGGAGCCCCAGCCCATCCCGGTCCCCGTCCCCCGGCCGCCGTCTCAGTTCAGACTGAAGATCAAACTGGGGGGCCAGACTCTGGGCACCAAGAG TGTTCCCACCTTCACCGTCCACCCTGGCGTGGCTCGCCCTCCCTCACCGCTGATGATCCTCGATAACGACGTGGACGATGAAGACGAAGACGATGATGACGATGAGCCCTCCGTACCTTTGGAGCAGTACAGAGCCTGGTTGG ACATGGACTCCGACTCCATGCTGGGCAGGCCCGTGGACGAGGAGGAGCGGTGGCTGGATGCTCTGGAGAAGGGCGAGCTCGATGACAACGGAGAGTTGAAGAAAGAGATTGACGAGTCCCTGCTCACCGCCAGACAG AAAGCCCTCCTGCACAAGCAGCAGAGCCAGCCTCTGCTGGAGCTGCCCATGGGTTACAAGGAGAAGGAGATGACGGCCGAGATGATGCAGAAACGGGAGGAGAGAGCCCGGAAGAGGCGTCTGCAGGCGGCCAAGAAGGCCGAGGAGAACAAGAACCAGACGATCGAGAGACTGACAAAAACCAGCAAGGCCAAGATCAAAAGCCTCAAAGAGAGGAAGTCCAAGCAGAACCAGTGTCCCACGGTTCGCTACAGCGACTCGGCGCGGGGAATCGCCATCTCCTTCCCCGCGGGCGTTCCCACGCCGGTGCCggctcctcctccgcctccgcCGGCGGCTCCGGTGAACTGTGGCGTGACTGGGTGCACCAACTTCAAAAAGTACTCTTGTTCTAAGACCGGGGTTCCTCTCTGCAGCCTGGAGTGCTACAGGAAGAACCTGCAGCTTGCGCAGAGCGCGGCTTGA
- the intu gene encoding protein inturned isoform X1, translating to MRWFYNTMASVSPGLCSENALSTAQKAEEDGDTESTSSSFSSSDYNYDLEPEWLDDIQKNGELFYLELSEGEEEATLARVAASQCLSTNHVRFSEKEAEVITEQANTQRRGSRRKGEPALKKLARILGRKRRPSQRKGGKDGSRGKATSSPPASILKTQPGQQQGVTVQRRRLKEVCVYLNPKRLASSPTPLCERGGLLEALLGLVHRPAWTGGQKDRGAVLQDGRLTVHGLIPNSPAIKCGQILIGDVLLAVDDVDVSSENIERVLSCIPGPTQVTLTLETAAPADSAAPRDSSPVQKTKASPPVSQLVRLLWGEDTAELQMAIEHIPHIVMYLSLKLDSTSLQEEEEILYQYPVSEASSQLKGVRGIFLTLCDMLENVTGGHIISSSLLLGKHLVHVGYWKEHNNLLVVGLPAERVPLLSLQTVVGDVVRTLKVMYGSLNSAFCKADHALRLDHFFCLFFQQLIQPWRLRKGSPPPPDVSGSLFLDGLPAVRWLTLPPEIKMEVDTVLSDFESSDFGEMSEDFFGLRRLYVILGSCLFYKSYLIANHLPKENLLDVCLYCQHFCLLPLASEQRVGQLVIWREVFPQQRASGETAPGFSQPQGRHFLLIVGLRHFMQCVLLEAGGCASPALGSPGPDCVYVDQVKATLLQLNALEAAMEERLNVPSAPCISCADWFLPAATTRDRLDSLASSSPVLSKLAGAIRGSPSGHRGRSLFGEKSRKSSPQRSLSDSGSEGPMDAGSGSSAAPGLSPHSTPDSGRRIGGRRDSLGSDGSGGSAGLFKMPRMKHPNPFYLGTLKKTLTVRETEETYNTIKLTSGTENTLFHYVLMETVQGIFIAPTHREVAQLSGSIHPHLIRNFHHCCLSIRAAFQQSLPARGCRAADRSQRSGWGLGPVKEHGVLFQCKPENWTDQRKPAPTMTYWVIGRMLLEPVPQEFYVCFHDSVPEVPVEMAFRLSFGLGL from the exons ATGAGATGGTTTTACAACACGATGGCGTCCGTGAGCCCCGGACTTTGTTCTGAAAATGCACTTTCGACAGCtcagaaagcagaagaagatgggGACACTGAATCCACATCATCGAGTTTCAGCAGCTCCGACTACAACTA TGACCTGGAGCCAGAATGGCTGGATGACATCCAGAAGAACGGGGAACTGTTCTACCTGGAGCTAAGCGAGGGCGAGGAGGAGGCCACGTTGGCGCGGGTCGCCGCGAGCCAGTGCTTATCCACTAACCACGTCCGCTTCAGTGAAAAGGAGGCAGAGGTCATCACGGAGCAGGCCAACACGCAGCGGCGCGGCTCGCGGAGGAAAGGCGAGCCCGCTCTCAAAAAGCTAGCCAGGATTCTGGGGAGGAAACGCCGTCCATCTCAGCGCAAAGGAGGCAAGGACGGCAGCAGAGGCAAAGCGACTTCCTCGCCTCCAGCTTCCATCCTGAAGACGCAGCCGGGGCAGCAGCAGGGCGTGACCGTTCAGCGGCGGCGGCTGAAGGAAGTGTGTGTCTACCTGAACCCCAAGCGGTTGGCGAGTTCGCCGACGCCTCTGTGTGAAAGAGGAGGACTGCTGGAAGCTCTGCTGGGCCTGGTGCATCGTCCTGCCTGGACTGGAGGTCAGAAAGACAGAGGAGCCGTCCTACAGGATGGCAGACTGACCGTTCACGGATTAATACCAAACAGTCCAGCTATAAAATGTGGTCAAATTCTGATCG gTGACGTCCTGCTGGCAGTGGACGATGTTGACGTGAGCTCTGAGAACATCGAGAGGGTTCTGTCCTGCATCCCAGGACCGACGCAG GTGACGCTGACGTTGGAGACGGCGGCTCCAGCAGACAGCGCTGCTCCCCGTGACTCctctccggtccagaagacGAAGGCCTCTCCACCAGTCAGCCAACTGGTGCGCTTGTTGTGGGGGGAGGACACGGCGGAGCTCCAGATGGCCATCGAACACATCCCGCACATCGTCATGTACCTGTCGCTCAAACTGGACTCTACATCTCTGCAGGAAGAG GAAGAAATCCTGTACCAGTACCCAGTGTCTGAAGCATCCAGCCAGCTGAAAGGCGTGAGAGGCATCTTCCTTACTCTGTGTGACATGCTGGAGAACGTCACAGGAGGCCACATCATCAG TTCGTCTCTGTTGCTCGGGAAACATCTGGTTCACGTTGGCTACTGGAAGGAGCACAATAACCTGCTGGTCGTCGGTCTTCCTGCTGAGAG GGTCCCCCTGCTGTCCCTGCAGACGGTGGTTGGCGACGTGGTGCGGACGCTGAAGGTGATGTACGGCTCTTTGAACAG CGCGTTCTGTAAGGCGGACCACGCCCTCAGGTTGGACCATTTCTTCTGCTTGTTCTTCCAGCAGCTCATCCAGCCGTGGCGCCTGAGGAAAGGCTCCCCGCCGCCGCCCGACGTTTCTGGGAGCCTTTTTCTGGACGGACTGCCGGCGGTCCGGTGGCTCACTTTGCCTCCTGAAATTAAG ATGGAGGTGGATACAGTTCTCTCTGATTTCGAGTCCTCTGACTTTGGAGAAATG tcagaGGACTTCTTTGGCCTGCGGCGTCTCTATGTTATACTTGGCTCCTGTTTGTTCTACAAG TCCTACCTGATTGCCAACCATCTCCCGAAGGAGAACCTGCTGGACGTGTGTCTGTACTGCCAGCACTTCTGCCTGCTGCCGCTGGCGTCGGAGCAGCGTGTCGGTCAGCTGGTCATCTGGAGAGAAGTGTTCCCGCAGCAGAGAGCCAGCGGAGAGACGGCGCCGGGCTTCAGCCAGCCTCAGGGACGACACTTCCTCCTCATAGTGGGGCTG AGGCACTTCATGCAGTGCGTCCTGTTGGAGGCGGGCGGGTGTGCGTCTCCGGCCTTGGGCTCTCCAGGACCCGATTGTGTTTATGTGGATCAG GTGAAAGCCACCCTCTTGCAGCTGAACGCGTTGGAGGCGGCCATGGAGGAGCGGCTGAACGTCCCGTCCGCTCCCTGCATCTCCTGCGCCGACTGGTTCCTGCCTGCCGCCACGACCCGGGACCGCCTCGACAGCCTGGCGTCCTCGTCCCCCGTCCTCAGCAAGCTGGCCGGGGCCATTCGGGGGTCTCCGTCCGGGCACAGAGGGCGCAGCCTGTTCGGCGAGAAGTCCCGCAAGTCCAGCCCACAGAGGAGCTTGTCGGACAGCGGGAGCGAGGGTCCGATGGACGCCGGGTCCGGTTCGTCAGCGGCTCCGGGTCTCAGCCCTCACTCCACCCCGGACTCAGGGAGACGGATCGGTGGCAGACGGGACTCTCTGGGATCTGATGGGAGCGGAGGCAGTGCAGGCCTCTTCAAG ATGCCCAGGATGAAGCATCCAAACCCTTTCTACCTGGGGACCCTGAAGAAAACCCTGACTGTCAGGGAGACGGAGGAAACGTACAACACCATAAA ACTGACTTCGGGTACGGAGAACACCTTGTTTCACTACGTCCTGATGGAGACGGTGCAGGGGATCTTCATCGCTCCCACTCACAGAGAAGTGGCTCAGCTCAGCGGCTCCATCCACCCGCATCTCATACGCAACTTCCACCACTGCTGCCTCTCCATACGCGCCGCCTTCCAGCAGAGTCTGCCGGCCAGG GGTTGCCGTGCAGCAGACCGTTCTCAGAGGTCCGGCTGGGGTCTGGGCCCGGTTAAAGAACACGGGGTTCTGTTTCAGTGCAAGCCGGAGAACTGGACCGACCAGAGGAAACCCGCCCCCACCATGACTTACTGGGTAATAGG GAGGATGCTGCTGGAGCCGGTTCCTCAAGAGTTCTACGTCTGCTTCCACGACTCGGTGCCGGAGGTTCCCGTGGAGATGGCCTTCAGACTGTCCTTCGGTTTGGGTTTATGA
- the intu gene encoding protein inturned isoform X2 encodes MFNLIDGNFFSNNLEDFDSIRSVLLYSDLEPEWLDDIQKNGELFYLELSEGEEEATLARVAASQCLSTNHVRFSEKEAEVITEQANTQRRGSRRKGEPALKKLARILGRKRRPSQRKGGKDGSRGKATSSPPASILKTQPGQQQGVTVQRRRLKEVCVYLNPKRLASSPTPLCERGGLLEALLGLVHRPAWTGGQKDRGAVLQDGRLTVHGLIPNSPAIKCGQILIGDVLLAVDDVDVSSENIERVLSCIPGPTQVTLTLETAAPADSAAPRDSSPVQKTKASPPVSQLVRLLWGEDTAELQMAIEHIPHIVMYLSLKLDSTSLQEEEEILYQYPVSEASSQLKGVRGIFLTLCDMLENVTGGHIISSSLLLGKHLVHVGYWKEHNNLLVVGLPAERVPLLSLQTVVGDVVRTLKVMYGSLNSAFCKADHALRLDHFFCLFFQQLIQPWRLRKGSPPPPDVSGSLFLDGLPAVRWLTLPPEIKMEVDTVLSDFESSDFGEMSEDFFGLRRLYVILGSCLFYKSYLIANHLPKENLLDVCLYCQHFCLLPLASEQRVGQLVIWREVFPQQRASGETAPGFSQPQGRHFLLIVGLRHFMQCVLLEAGGCASPALGSPGPDCVYVDQVKATLLQLNALEAAMEERLNVPSAPCISCADWFLPAATTRDRLDSLASSSPVLSKLAGAIRGSPSGHRGRSLFGEKSRKSSPQRSLSDSGSEGPMDAGSGSSAAPGLSPHSTPDSGRRIGGRRDSLGSDGSGGSAGLFKMPRMKHPNPFYLGTLKKTLTVRETEETYNTIKLTSGTENTLFHYVLMETVQGIFIAPTHREVAQLSGSIHPHLIRNFHHCCLSIRAAFQQSLPARGCRAADRSQRSGWGLGPVKEHGVLFQCKPENWTDQRKPAPTMTYWVIGRMLLEPVPQEFYVCFHDSVPEVPVEMAFRLSFGLGL; translated from the exons ATGTTTAACCTCATAGATGGAAATTTCTTCTCAAATAATTTGGAGGACTTCGACTCCATCCGCAGCGTTCTTCTTTACAG TGACCTGGAGCCAGAATGGCTGGATGACATCCAGAAGAACGGGGAACTGTTCTACCTGGAGCTAAGCGAGGGCGAGGAGGAGGCCACGTTGGCGCGGGTCGCCGCGAGCCAGTGCTTATCCACTAACCACGTCCGCTTCAGTGAAAAGGAGGCAGAGGTCATCACGGAGCAGGCCAACACGCAGCGGCGCGGCTCGCGGAGGAAAGGCGAGCCCGCTCTCAAAAAGCTAGCCAGGATTCTGGGGAGGAAACGCCGTCCATCTCAGCGCAAAGGAGGCAAGGACGGCAGCAGAGGCAAAGCGACTTCCTCGCCTCCAGCTTCCATCCTGAAGACGCAGCCGGGGCAGCAGCAGGGCGTGACCGTTCAGCGGCGGCGGCTGAAGGAAGTGTGTGTCTACCTGAACCCCAAGCGGTTGGCGAGTTCGCCGACGCCTCTGTGTGAAAGAGGAGGACTGCTGGAAGCTCTGCTGGGCCTGGTGCATCGTCCTGCCTGGACTGGAGGTCAGAAAGACAGAGGAGCCGTCCTACAGGATGGCAGACTGACCGTTCACGGATTAATACCAAACAGTCCAGCTATAAAATGTGGTCAAATTCTGATCG gTGACGTCCTGCTGGCAGTGGACGATGTTGACGTGAGCTCTGAGAACATCGAGAGGGTTCTGTCCTGCATCCCAGGACCGACGCAG GTGACGCTGACGTTGGAGACGGCGGCTCCAGCAGACAGCGCTGCTCCCCGTGACTCctctccggtccagaagacGAAGGCCTCTCCACCAGTCAGCCAACTGGTGCGCTTGTTGTGGGGGGAGGACACGGCGGAGCTCCAGATGGCCATCGAACACATCCCGCACATCGTCATGTACCTGTCGCTCAAACTGGACTCTACATCTCTGCAGGAAGAG GAAGAAATCCTGTACCAGTACCCAGTGTCTGAAGCATCCAGCCAGCTGAAAGGCGTGAGAGGCATCTTCCTTACTCTGTGTGACATGCTGGAGAACGTCACAGGAGGCCACATCATCAG TTCGTCTCTGTTGCTCGGGAAACATCTGGTTCACGTTGGCTACTGGAAGGAGCACAATAACCTGCTGGTCGTCGGTCTTCCTGCTGAGAG GGTCCCCCTGCTGTCCCTGCAGACGGTGGTTGGCGACGTGGTGCGGACGCTGAAGGTGATGTACGGCTCTTTGAACAG CGCGTTCTGTAAGGCGGACCACGCCCTCAGGTTGGACCATTTCTTCTGCTTGTTCTTCCAGCAGCTCATCCAGCCGTGGCGCCTGAGGAAAGGCTCCCCGCCGCCGCCCGACGTTTCTGGGAGCCTTTTTCTGGACGGACTGCCGGCGGTCCGGTGGCTCACTTTGCCTCCTGAAATTAAG ATGGAGGTGGATACAGTTCTCTCTGATTTCGAGTCCTCTGACTTTGGAGAAATG tcagaGGACTTCTTTGGCCTGCGGCGTCTCTATGTTATACTTGGCTCCTGTTTGTTCTACAAG TCCTACCTGATTGCCAACCATCTCCCGAAGGAGAACCTGCTGGACGTGTGTCTGTACTGCCAGCACTTCTGCCTGCTGCCGCTGGCGTCGGAGCAGCGTGTCGGTCAGCTGGTCATCTGGAGAGAAGTGTTCCCGCAGCAGAGAGCCAGCGGAGAGACGGCGCCGGGCTTCAGCCAGCCTCAGGGACGACACTTCCTCCTCATAGTGGGGCTG AGGCACTTCATGCAGTGCGTCCTGTTGGAGGCGGGCGGGTGTGCGTCTCCGGCCTTGGGCTCTCCAGGACCCGATTGTGTTTATGTGGATCAG GTGAAAGCCACCCTCTTGCAGCTGAACGCGTTGGAGGCGGCCATGGAGGAGCGGCTGAACGTCCCGTCCGCTCCCTGCATCTCCTGCGCCGACTGGTTCCTGCCTGCCGCCACGACCCGGGACCGCCTCGACAGCCTGGCGTCCTCGTCCCCCGTCCTCAGCAAGCTGGCCGGGGCCATTCGGGGGTCTCCGTCCGGGCACAGAGGGCGCAGCCTGTTCGGCGAGAAGTCCCGCAAGTCCAGCCCACAGAGGAGCTTGTCGGACAGCGGGAGCGAGGGTCCGATGGACGCCGGGTCCGGTTCGTCAGCGGCTCCGGGTCTCAGCCCTCACTCCACCCCGGACTCAGGGAGACGGATCGGTGGCAGACGGGACTCTCTGGGATCTGATGGGAGCGGAGGCAGTGCAGGCCTCTTCAAG ATGCCCAGGATGAAGCATCCAAACCCTTTCTACCTGGGGACCCTGAAGAAAACCCTGACTGTCAGGGAGACGGAGGAAACGTACAACACCATAAA ACTGACTTCGGGTACGGAGAACACCTTGTTTCACTACGTCCTGATGGAGACGGTGCAGGGGATCTTCATCGCTCCCACTCACAGAGAAGTGGCTCAGCTCAGCGGCTCCATCCACCCGCATCTCATACGCAACTTCCACCACTGCTGCCTCTCCATACGCGCCGCCTTCCAGCAGAGTCTGCCGGCCAGG GGTTGCCGTGCAGCAGACCGTTCTCAGAGGTCCGGCTGGGGTCTGGGCCCGGTTAAAGAACACGGGGTTCTGTTTCAGTGCAAGCCGGAGAACTGGACCGACCAGAGGAAACCCGCCCCCACCATGACTTACTGGGTAATAGG GAGGATGCTGCTGGAGCCGGTTCCTCAAGAGTTCTACGTCTGCTTCCACGACTCGGTGCCGGAGGTTCCCGTGGAGATGGCCTTCAGACTGTCCTTCGGTTTGGGTTTATGA
- the trmt10b gene encoding tRNA methyltransferase 10 homolog B, whose product MSLGLSAKQHVSSETCETDPDGVSELMDLLRMDLDPDGEQRQAEGGEAPCSKNVLRKQRHWERQLAAKKSKRKEEKQKRRLNRAQASGGDKEAAQFTKRVMKAITNERLAEARSTGQKLCVDLSMTDCMSDKEISRLAGQLRRLYGSNKKATRPFHLFLTELREDSRLYRECVRMNDGFLGYAMEITEESCLDLFPSESVVYLTPDAQEALQTVDADKVYVLGGLVDESIQKKLSLSRAAELSVRTARLPVDEYMAKKNNAKNFHSKILAVNQVFDILVMFSETGSWTQALQTWFPAGKGYVISPENSTCFPVEEQ is encoded by the exons ATGTCTCTGGGACTGAGTGCGAAGCAACATGTTTCGTCAGAAACGTGTGAGACGGATCCGGATGGGGTTTCGGAGCTCATGGATCTGCTGCGCATGGATCTGGATCCTGATGGAGAGCAAAGACAAGCTGAGGGAGGCGAAGCACCGTGTTCT AAGAACGTACTGAGGAAGCAGCGACACTGGGAGAGGCAGCTGGCTGCGAAGAAGAGCAAACGCAAAGAAGAGAAACAGAAGAGGAGGTTGAACCGCGCGCAGGCATCAG GTGGTGACAAGGAAGCCGCGCAGTTCACCAAGCGAGTCATGAAGGCGATCACCAACGAGCGTCTAGCAGAGGCTCGCTCCACCGGTCAGAAACTTTGCGTGGACCTCAGCATGACAGACTGCATGTCTGACAAG GAGATAAGCCGGCTGGCGGGCCAGTTGAGGCGGCTGTACGGGTCGAACAAGAAGGCGACTCGGCCGTTTCATCTGTTCCTGACGGAGCTGAGAGAGGACAGCCGACTCTACCGGGAGTGTGTTCGAATGAACGACGGCTTCCTCGGCTACGCG ATGGAAATAACAGAGGAAAGCTGTTTGGACCTGTTCCCTTCAGAATCTGTCGTTTATCTCACCCCAGATGCCCAAGAAG CTTTGCAGACTGTGGACGCTGACAAAGTGTACGTCCTCGGTGGTCTGGTGGACGAAAGCATCCAGAAG AAGCTGAGTCTTTCCAGAGCCGCGGAGCTGAGCGTCCGCACCGCCAGGCTCCCTGTGGACGAGTACATGGCGAAGAAAAACAACGCAAAGAACTTCCACTCCAAGATCCTCGCCGTTAATCAAG TGTTCGACATCTTGGTAATGTTCTCGGAGACCGGCAGCTGGACGCAGGCGCTGCAGACGTGGTTTCCTGCAGGAAAGGGTTACGTCATCTCACCGGAAAACTcaacatgttttcctgttgAGGAGCAATGA
- the cxcl19 gene encoding C-X-C motif chemokine 19, translated as MKLCIVIVLAALLVLADGMPPINRDLNPHCRCLQVESRIIPAENLKSIKLVPEGPNCAETEVIAGLVSGEKVCLNPQSAWVKKLVQFVLERQTQKQKAAPKKTA; from the exons ATGAAGCTCTGCATCGTGATTGTGCTGGCGGCCCTGCTGGTGCTCGCTGACG GAATGCCGCCCATAAACAGGGACCTCAACCCACACTGCAGGTGCCTGCAGGTCGAGTCCAGGATCATCCCTGCGGAGAACCTGAAGAGCATCAAGCTGGTCCCCGAGGGGCCCAACTGCGCCGAAACAGAAGTCAT AGCCGGACTGGTGAGCGGGGAGAAGGTGTGTCTCAACCCTCAGTCCGCCTGGGTGAAGAAGCTGGTCCAGTTTGTCCTGGAGAGACAGACCCAGAAGCAGAAAGCCGCTCCCAAGAAGACGGCATGA